A genomic segment from Drosophila willistoni isolate 14030-0811.24 chromosome 2L unlocalized genomic scaffold, UCI_dwil_1.1 Seg168, whole genome shotgun sequence encodes:
- the LOC6643249 gene encoding serine/threonine-protein phosphatase PP-Y: MTTLTVAQINEIIATLKNLKGADCHLDEEVIQSLCRQARESFTRQPMLVELDAPVTICGDIHGQYTDLMRIFEACGWPPRTNYLFLGDYVDRGKQSLETICLLMAYKVRYPENFFLLRGNHECASINRVYGFFDEVKRRYNIKLWRTFTDCFNFMPVAAIVGERIFCCHGGLSPSLHRMDQIRELSRPSEVPSNGVMCDLLWADVNRATKGWGYNSRGVSFTFDDSIVKQFIRRHNLDLIVRAHEVVEDGYEFFADRHLITIFSAPNYCGQMDNAGGVMKVTRDLTCSFYILKPYTNDNKIVCDGDVPVNNGIV; this comes from the exons ATGACGACTTTAACAGTGGCTCAAATTAATGAGATAATTGCAACGCTAAAGAATCTGAAAGGTGCCGACTGCCATTTGGATGAGGAAGTGATCCAAAGCTTGTGCCGGCAGGCACGCGAATCATTCACACGTCAGCCCATGCTGGTCGAGCTGGACGCCCCTGTGACCATTTGTGGTGACATTCACGGACAATATACAGATTTGATGCGAATATTTGAGGCATGTGGTTGGCCGCCACGTACGAATTATTTGTTTCTGGGCGACTATGTGGATCGAGGCAAACAATCCCTGGAGACAATTTGTTTGCTGATGGCCTACAAAGTGCGTTATCCGGagaatttctttcttttgcgtGGTAATCATGAATGCGCCAGCATTAACAGGGTCTATG GCTTCTTCGATGAGGTCAAGAGGCGCTATAATATCAAACTCTGGCGCACTTTTACCgattgctttaattttatgcCCGTGGCTGCCATTGTGGGGGAGCGTATCTTTTGCTGTCACGGTGGCTTGAGTCCCAGCCTCCATAGAATGGATCAAATCCGCGAACTAAGCCGACCAAGTGAGGTGCCATCCAATGGAGTTATGTGTGATTTGCTGTGGGCCGATGTAAACCGGGCCACCAAGGGCTGGGGGTACAACTCGCGAGGGGTCAGTTTCACTTTCGATGACTCAATTGTTAAGCAGTTTATTAGAAGACACAACTTGGATTTGATTGTAAGGGCCCATGAGGTGGTTGAGGACGGCTATGAATTCTTTGCTGATCGCCATTTAATCACCATATTTTCGGCTCCAAACTATTGCGGCCAAATGGACAATGCTGGTGGCGTGATGAAGGTTACTAGAGATTTAACCTGTTCGTTTTACATATTGAAGCCCTATACAAATGACAATAAAATTGTATGCGACGGTGATGTTCCTGTAAATAACGGTATCGTATAA